The following DNA comes from Alienimonas californiensis.
GCCGACCAGATGGCGGCGGCGTATCGGGGCGCGCTCGTCTATTGCCTGCCGGCGAAGTACGAACCGTTCGGCCTCACCCCGCTGGAGGCGGCGAACCACGGCTGCGCCCTCGTGCTGGGCGACCTGCCGAGCCTGCGGGAGGTCTGGGGCGACGCGGCGATCTACGTCCCGCCGGACGACCGGGAGGCCCTGTTTTACGGAGTTCACAATGCGCTGAGGTACGGCGAGGAACTGGCCGACCGCATGCTCGCCGCCGGCGAGCGGGCGCAGCGCTACACCCGCGCCGCGATGATCGACGGGTATCTGGCGACGTATCAGGAATTGTGCGGCGACGCGCCTCAAACGCCGGAGCTTGCGGCGGCCGCATCCGGGGGGGCGTTTTAGATGCACCTCGTTTATTTCACCCACTCGCTCGTTTCGGACTGGAACCACGGCAACGCCCACTTTTTGCGGGGCGTGATCCGGGCGTTGCAGGCCCGCGGGCATAGCGTGGAGTCGTTTGAGCCGTCCAACGGCTGGAGCCTGCAAAACCTGCTGAGCGACCACGGCCTGCCCCCCACGCGGGAGTTCGCCGCGCAGTTCCCGGACCTGTCGGCGAAGTTCTACGATCCAAATTACGAACGCTTCGCCGGGGAGCCGCTCGACGCCGTGCTGGACCGGGCGGACGCCGTGCTGGTGCACGAATGGAACGACCCGGCGCTCGTCGCCCGGCTGGGCCGGCGGCGCGTCGCCCGGGGGGAGGGCCGCAGCAGTTTCAAACTGCTCTTTCACGACACCCACCACCGGGCCGCCAGCGCGCCGAAAGATATGAGCCGCTACGATCTCGCCGGCTACGACGGGGTGCTCGCCTTCGGCCGGGTGATCGCGGAGATTTATCGGCGTCGCCGCTGGCACGACCGGGCCTGGGTCTGGCACGAAGCGGCCGACGTCACCCTCTTCACCCCCGCCCCGGCCCCGGTCGAGAAGGAGCGAGATCTCGTCTGGGTCGGCAACTGGGGCGACGGCGAACGCACCGCCGAACTGGGCCAGTTTTTGTTGGGCCCGGTGAGAGCGCTGAACCTGAACGCCCGCGTCCACGGCGTGCGCTACCCGGAATCGGCGAAGGAGGCGTTGCGGGCGGCGGGGTGCGAGTACGCCGGCTGGCTGCCCAATCACCGGGTGCCGCAGGCCTTCAGCGAGGCCCGGCTGACCGTGCACGTCCCCCGCGGTCCGTACGTCAAAACGCTGCCCGGCGTGCCGACGATCCGGCCGTTCGAGGCCCTCGCCTGCGATTTGCCCCTGATTTGCAGCCCCTGGCAGGACGCCGAAGACCTGTTCGCCCCCGGCCGGGACTACCTCACCGCCGCCGACGGGGCGGAGATGACCCAGCAGATTCGCCGGGTTATGGACGACGACCGCCTCGCCGCGAACCTCGCGGAGCACGGTCGGGAGACTATTCTCGCCCGTCACACCTGCGACCACCGGGCGGAGGAGTTATTGGCGATCCTGAACGAACTTGATTGCGGGGGGCTGTGATGGCGGCGGGATTGAACATCGCCTTTTTCGGCTCCTCGCTGGTCAGCGCCTATTGGAACGGCGCCGCGACCTATTATCGCGGGATCGTCAAGGCCCTGCACGACCGCGGGCACCGGGTGACGTTTTACGAGCCCGACGCCTTCGGTCGGCAGGCCCACCGGGATATGCCAGACCCGTCCTGGGCGACGGTGGTAGTCTATGAGGGAGAAGGAAACGACGGCGTGCGACGCGGCCTGGACGCGGCGGCCTCCGCGGACGTGATCGTCAAAGCCAGCGGCGTGGGGGTGTTCGACGAGTTATTAGAAGCCGCCGTGCCGACGCTCGGCGGGCCGGAGACGCTGCGGATCTTCTGGGACGTGGACGCCCCTGCCACCCTGGCCCGCATGCACGCAGACGCCAACGACCCGTTCCGGCGCCTTGTCCCGCAATACGACGCCGTCTTCACCTACGGCGGCGGCCCGCCGGTGGTGAAAGCCTATACCGCCCTCGGCGCCCGCCGGTGCGAGCCGATCTATAACGCCCTCGACCCCTCCACCCATCACCCCGTCCCGCCGGACGACCGCTTCGCCGCGGACCTCGCCTTCCTCGGCAATCGCCTGCCGGACCGGGAGGCCCGCGTCGGCGAGTTCTTCCTGAGCGCCGCCCGCGCCCTGTCGGATCGCACGTTTTTGTTGGGCGGCAGCGGGTGGGGGGAGAACGTCGATCTGCCGCCCAACGTCCGCCCGCTGGGGCACGTTTCCACGGTCGATCACAACGCCCTGAACCGCACCCCGCTGGCCGTGTTGAACGTCTCCCGGGAGAGCATGGCCGCGGTCGGCTACAGCCCCGCGACGCGGGTGTTCGAAGCGGCGGGCGCTTCCGCCTGCCTCATCACGGACGACTGGGAGGGCATCGACTGGTTCCTCGAACCGCGGCGGGAGGTATTGGTCGCGGAGGACGGGCGGGACGTGGCGGAGCATCTCCAAGCCCTGACGCCGGAGTCGTCGAGGAAAATCGGCGAGCGGGCGCTCAAACGGGTCCTCGCGGAGCACACCTACGACCGCCGGGCCGTGCGGGTGGAAGAATTACTCACCGGCGAACTGGTGAGGGGATAAGCCGATGCGAATTGTCATCTTCGGACTGTCCGTCACCTCCAGTTGGGGCAACGGCCACGCGACGACCTACCGGGCGCTGCTCAAAGCATTGCACGTCGAGGGTCATTCCGTGCTGTTCTGCGAACGGGACGTGCCCTGGTACGCCGGGCACCGCGACCTGCCGGCGCCGCCGTTCTGCGAACTGGCGCTCTATCACTCGGTCGGGGAGGCCCGTGAACGCTTCGCTGAGGCTGTGCGAACCGCGGACGCGGTGATCGTCGGCAGCTACGTGCCGGACGGCGTGGCGATCGGCGAATGGGCGACGGCGACCGCCGGGGGCGTTTCCGCGTTCTACGACATCGACACCCCCGTCACCCTCGCCAAGCTCGCCGCGGGGGACTTTGAATATCTCGCCCCGGACTTGATCCCCCGGTACGACCTGTACCTCAGCTTTACCGGCGGGCCGACGCTGCGGCGGTTGGAACAGGAGTTCGGCTCCCCCGCCGCCCGGCCGCTGTATTGCAGCGTCGACCCGGACCTTTATCAGCCGGACGACGCGATCGAGCGGGACCTGGACCTCGGTTATCTGGGCACCTGGAGCGCCGACCGCCAGCCGACGGTCAACCGCTTTTTGATCGAACCGGCCCGGGCCCTGCCGGAGCGCCGCTTCGCCGTCGCCGGGCCGCAGTATCCGGCCGAGATTGACTGGCCGGCGAACGTGGAGCGAACCGATCACCTTCCCCCCGCGGAGCACGCCCGGTTTTATAATCGGCAGCGGTTCACGCTGAACGTGACCCGGGCGGACATGATCGCCGCCGGCTACGCCCCCAGCGTGCGGCTGTTCGAGGCGGCGGCGTGCGGCACGCCCGTGATCTCCGACCGCTGGGCCGGATTAGGGGAGTTGCTCGAGGAGGGAAAAGAGATTTTCATTGCCGATTCTCCCGCGGACGTCCGTCGCTGGCTGACCGAGACGTCCGAGGCGGACCGCGCCGCGATCGGCGCCGCCGCCCGCCGCCGGGTCCTCGCCGAACACACGGCCGACGGTCGGGCCGACCAACTCATTCAACATCTTCAAGACCGGGCCGCCGCGTGACTCTTCAATCCGCCGCCGCCCACCTCCCGCCGGACGCCCCGCCCGGGCCGTGGTTTCATAACCTGTCGCTGCCCGACGGGGCCGGCGGCGTGCTGCACACCGCCCCGGACCACCCGCTGGGCGACTTTCCCCGCTTCAAATGGGAGGCGATCGAACCGCATCTGCCCGCGGACCTCTCCGGGGCGCACGCGCTGGACGTGGGCTGCAACGCGGGATTTTATGCGATCGAACTGGCCCGCCGCGGGGCGGCGGTGACGGCGATCGACCACGACCCGCGCTATCTGGAGCAGGCCCGCTGGGCGGCGGGGCGGCTCGCCGAGGCGGGCGCCCTCCCGGCGAACCCGCCGCGGTTCCGTCAGGGCAGCGTCTACGACCTCGCCCGACCGACGCCCGACGAGCCGGAGCGGTTCGACGTCGTCTGGTTTATGGGGGTGCTCTATCACCTGCGTTATCCGCTGCTCGCCTTGGATCTGCTGGCGGATCGGACCGCCCCGGGCGGGCTGATGGTCTTTCAGACCCTCACCCTGCCTGAGGACGATTCGAACGCCAAGGCCCCGCGAGGTCTCGGCGTTAAGGACCCCAGCAACGTGCGGATTGGCGAGCGGGCGGCCCTTCGCGCCCCGGGGTGGCCGACGCTGGCCTTTATCGAACGCGATTTCGAGGACGACCCCACCAACTGGTTCCTCGCCGACGCCCCCGCCTGCCGGGCGATGCTGCGGAGCGCCGGATTTGAAATCGCCGCCGAAATCCCGGAACAGGAAGTCTTTCTCTGTCGCCGCCGGTCGGATGGGGACGATAACGACCGTCTTCGCGACGAAGAGTGCCGGGCCGCCACCGGACGACTCGACAGGCCGGGCGAGACCGCCGGCTCATTGTCCGACCTGTCCTCCGGGTCCCCCTCCGCGTGGAGCGTTACTGAGGAGAGCAACGAATGAACGAGACGACCGACGGCCGGGCCGCCGCCGGCCAGGACCAGGAGAACGTGCGGGTTTATCGCTGGCCGCAGTTCGAACTCCGGTTCGATCTGGGCGAGGGCGTGGCGCTGACCCGCTACCCCGACGGCAAGACCAGCGGCTGCGGCCCCGTGCCCGAGGATTGCGTTCATGCCGAACGGCTGGGCGTCACCCCCGCCCGCCATCGCCTCCTGCATGAATTAACGCACCACCTCGTCGGGCTGCGGTACTACGGGGACCCGCGGGGGTCTCGGGTGATCTGGCGCGACGCCCACGGCACCTGGTCGGAGACCCCGAAGATCAAGCCCGGTTGGAACGAGAACGCTCAGGAGGAGTGGTTCGTCCACGCGGTGAGCTACGCGGCGCTGGGCAAGCTGCCCGATCGGGAGTCCGACGAGGACGGCCTGCACTCGGCGCTGGCGGATCTCTCCGAACGCACCGACCCCGACGCCCTGATCCGGGAACTGCAGAGCCTGCTCGCGCAGGACGCCCCGGTCGTCGACGGCCGCCCGGACGCCGCGGAAACGGCGTCGCCCGCCGGGGCGCATTGATCAACAACCTGTTGTTCAACAATGTGCAAGAGCGTGTTTATTCGCCCCAGCGCCGGCCGCTGAGGTCGGCGACGACCCGCACCAGCGCCTGGGTGCCGTCCCGCCCGCCGCCGGCCGCGGCGACGGCGTTGTAGAGCTGCCGGGCGAGGGCCAGGCCCGGCAGGCAGAGGTGCATGCGATCGGCTTCGCTCAACGCCAGACCGAGGTCTTTGAGGAAGTGCTCGACATAGAACCCCGGGGCGAAATCGCCCTTCAACATCCGCGGAGCCAGGTTCGACAGGCTCCACGAGCCCGCCGCTCCGCCGCTGACGCTCTTCAAGACGGTCTCCAAATCCAGCCCGGCCCGGTCGGCGTAGACCAGCGCCTCGCAGACGCCGATCATATTGGAGGCGATCAGGGTTTGATTGACCATTTTCGTGTGCTGCCCGGCGCCGGAGCCGCCCTGCAAGACGACGGTCTTCCCCAGCACGTCGAACAGCGGGGCGAGAGCGTGAAAGACGTCCGCGTCCCCACCGCACATGATGGACAGCGCCCCGCTCTTCGCCCCCACGTCCCCGCCGCTGACGGGGGCGTCCAGGCTCTGCACGCCCTTGGCCGCGGCGGCCTCGGCGATCTCCACGGCCAACGCGGGGGCGCTGGTGGTCATATCGACCAGGATCGAACCCGCCGCGGCCCCGGCGAGCGCCCCGTCCTCCCCTAAGACGACGGCCCGCACGTCGTGCGGATAGCCGACGATCGTGATCGTCACGTCGCTGTTCTCCGCCACGGCCCGGGGATTCTCGGCGAGCGTCGCCCCCTTCGCCGTCAGTGGCTCGGCCTTCGCCGGGGTGCGATTATAAACCGTGAGGGCGTACCCGGCGTCCAGCAGCCGCTCGGCCATCGCGGCGCCCATCACGCCGGTTCCGATCCAGCCGAGGCGGGTCGTTTCGGGGGAGACGGGCGACATATCGACGGGCGGATGGGGGAAGGATGAAAGATTGTTCCCAACACTAGCCCGAAGCGTCAGCGAGGGCCTCCGCACACCGGAGAGACGCCTCGTCGGGCGGCGCCCGACGCCCTCGCTGACGCTTCGGGTTGGTAACGCAAGGCGCTGGACAATCTTCTAAAGTGGCCGCATGCCCCCCGCCGTGCCGATCGACGAACCCCTCGCCTATCTCGGCGGCCGACTGCTGCCCGCGGCGGAGGCGGCCCTGCCGCTGGACGACGGCCTGGTGACGGGCGGGGCGGCGGTGACGGAGCGGCTGAGGACGTTCGGCGGGGTCCCGTTCGCCGTCGACCGGCACCTCGACCGCCTGGAACGCAGCGCCGCCGCGGCCTTCATCGACCTACCCGGTCCGCGGGAGGAACTGGCGGAGGCGATCGCCGCGGTCGTGCGGCATAACTTCGCCCTGCTGGAACGCACCGGCGGCCCCGGGGATGAACTGAGCGTTGGCCTGTTCGTCTCCGCCGGATCGCCGGGGGGACCTTCCGTCGCGGGGGTAACGACGACGGTTCTGGAGGCCGGCCGGTTCGCGGCGGACTATCAGGACGGGGTGCGGCTGGTCGTGCCGGCGACGCGGCAGATCCCCGCGGCCTGCCTCGATCCGCACATCAAGACCCGCAGCCGGCTGCACTGGCGGATCGCCGCCCGACAGGCCGCCGCGATCGACCCGGGGACCAGACCGCTGCTCCTACACCTCGACGGCACGGTCGCGGAAACCGACACCGGCAACGTCCTGAGCGTCCGCGGCCGCACGATTCGCACCCCGCCGCGGGCCGGCACGCTGGAGGGGGTCACCCAGGCCGTCACTCGTGAAGTGGCGACGGACCTCGGCTTTCAGTGGGAGGAACGCCCGCTGACGGTGGCGGACCTGTGCGCGGGGGACGAGGCGCTCGTCGCCTCCACCACGCCGACGCTATGGCCCGTCGTCCGCATCGACGGCCGGCCGGTGGGCGCCGGGACGGTAGGCTCGGTCTATCGGACGCTGACGACCGCCTGGGAGCGGTTGGTCGAGAGCGCGGGGCTGAACAAACCGACGTCATTCTGACGACGCTAGGCGCGGGTCCGCGACAACTCGCCCCCGCGTCCTCATGGCCGCAAAACATCAGTAACTCATTCTACAGCAGTAATTTACTGCGATGCCTGTTTAAACTGGCATCGATCCTGCGGATACGAAGGAGCGGGGCGGCGCGAACCGCAGCCCCCGCTGCCTTCCCCTCATTGCGAGACACCCATGTCGTCCCGACTCCTTCCCAAATTCGTTGCCGCCGCCGCACTGCTGGGCGTCGGCTTGCTGGCTGCCCCGAACGCGGCGGAGGCCGGCGACCGCGGTCACCGTCACAGCGGTTTTCACGGCTACCACGGCGCGCCGAGCTATGGCTATCACGGCGGGCACTACCGCGGCTCCTCCCACGGCTACAACCGCGGGTACTACGGCTCCCGCTACGGCTACGGTCGCGGTTACGGCTCCTTCAACCGGGGCTACGGTTATAACCGGGGCTTCGGCTCCAGCCGCGGACTGACGATCGGCACGCGGAACTTCTTCCTCAACATTCGTCGCTGAACCGGAGCGAACGGCCCGTCCGTCGCTCAGACTCGCGTCGATGTCTTTCCGGGAGCCCCGCCACGTGCGGGGCTCCTTTTTTTGTGCGCCGCCGGTTCGCCCCCCCGGTCGCGGCCCGGTCGCCGTCGGTCGCAGATGACGGGCGGCGGGCGGACCGACTAGACTGCCGCGCCCCGCCGCGCGGTCGTGTCCGTCGTTCTTCGTTCGTGTCGCTCGTTATGCCTGAATCCGTCGCTCTCGCCGCCGCTGTGCAGGCCGGTCGGTGGGCCGCGGCGGCCTGCCGGGCCGTCCGCTCCGCCGCCGATCCTTCCGCGCTGGATAAGTCGGACAAAAGCCCCGTCACCGTCGCGGACTTCGCCGCCCAGGCCCTCGTCTGCCGGGCGCTGGCGGAGGCGTTCCCGAACGACCCGGTCGTCGGCGAGGAAGACGCCGCCGCCCTGCGGAGCGGGGAGCAGGCGAAGTTCGCCTCGCAGGTGCTCGACGCGGTGAACCTCGCCGGCCGTCAGTTCGACCTGCCCGCCGCCACCCTGGACGACGTGCTGGGCTGGATCGACCGCGGCGGCGCCGAGGGCGGCGGGCGGTTCTGGACCGTCGACCCGATCGACGGCACGAAGGGGTTTCTCCGCGGCGGGCAGTACGCGGTGGCGATCGCCCTGATCGAGAACGGCGTGCCGACCGTCGGCGTGCTCGCCTGCCCGAACCTGCCGCGGAACGGCGGGGACGACGCCGGCGACACCGGGGCGCTATTCGCCGCCCGGCGGGGCGACGGGGCGACGGTGCGGTCGCTGGGAACGAACTCCACCCCGACCGCGATTTTCACCTCCCCCCAGGCCGATCCGGCCGCGGCCCGGGTCTGCGAATCGGTGGAGTCCGGCCACACCGCCCACGGCGCCGCCGCGGAGATCGCCGCGCGGTTGGGCGTCTCCGCGGAGCCGCTGCGGCTCGATTCGCAGGCCAAATACGCCGAGGTCGCCCGCGGCGGGGCGGAGATCTATCTCCGGCTGCCCACCCGGCCGGGGTACGTGGAACGCATCTGGGATCACGCCGCCGGCGTGGCGGTGATTGAGGAAGCCGGCGGGCGGGTGACGGACGTGGACGGCCGACCGCTGGACTTCACCCACGGCCGCGGCCTGGAGCGGAACCGCGGGGTGATCGCCACCAACGGCCCGCTGCACGACGCCGTGCTGGAGGCCGCCGCCGCCGTGTTGGCCCCGCGGCCCTAATTCGCCGTGCCGCTCAACTTCGACATCGGCCTCACCCTCAGCGTGCTGGCCGCCTGCGTGGTCGCGCTGGTGGCGACGACCGCCGCCCCGGACGCCGTGCTGTGCGGCGGGTTGGTGTTGCTGGTCGCCTGCGGGGTGGTGCCGCTCAGCGGCACCTACGGGGAGCCCGGGGCGCTGGACGGCCTGGGGAACCCGGGCCTGGCGGCGGTCGGCATTTTATTCGCGGTCGCCGAGGGACTGCGGCAGACCGGGGCCGTGGAATACGCCGGCCGCCAACTCCTGGGGCGGCCCTCCGGCACGACGAGTGCCGTACTGCGGGTGGCGGCGCCGGCGGCGTTCGTCAGCGCCTTTCTCAACAACACCCCCGTGGTCGCCGCGGCGCTGCCGGTCGTCAGCGACTGGGCGAAGCGCCACGGCATGAGCCCCAGCAAGGTGCTGATGCCGCTCTCCTTCGCCGCGGTGCTGGGGGGCATGTGCACGCTCATCGGCACGAGCACGCTGCTGGTGTTGAACGGGGAGCTGGTCAAGCTCCCCACGGCGGACGGCGGCACGCACCCGGGCTTGGAATTATTCGACATCACCTGGGTCGGCCTGCCCTGCGCGGTGCTGGGGGTGGCGTTTCTGGCGGTCGCTTCGAAGTGGCTCCTGCCGGACCGCACCCCGGCCGGGGCGAACCTCCGCGACACCCGCGAGTACGTCGTGGAGATGACCCTTCAACCCGATAGCCCGATGGTGGGCCAGACCGTCGAGGGCGCCGGCCTACGCCACCTGCCGGGGGCGTATTTATTGGAGATCGGCCGCGACGTGCCCGCCGATACGACCGGCAACGCGGCGGACGACGACGCCCCGCCCGGCGCCGCCGCGGGGCCGCCGCGGGCGCCGACGCACGTGGAGCAGGTCGTCGCCGCGGTCGGGCCGAACGAGCGCCTGCGGGCCGGCGACCGGCTGGTGTTCGTCGGCGCCGTGGACAGCGTGAAGGACCTCCGCCGCCTGCCCGGCCTCACCCCGGCGGCCGATCAGACCTTCAAGCTCGACACCCCCAGCGAGGGCCAGGGAGCCCGGCAACTGGTGGAGGCGGTCGTCTCCGACGGCTACCCGTTCCTGGATCGCACCGTCCGCGAGAGCCGGTTCCGCAGCCATTACAACGCCGCCATCATCGCCGTGGCCCGCGGCGGAGAGCGGGTCGTCGGCAAGATCGGCGACATCCGCCTACGGCCCGGCGACACCCTGTTATTGGAAGCCCCGCCGGGTTTCGTGAAGCTGCGGCGGTTCGGCAAGCATTTCTTCCTGGTCTCCGGCGTGGCGGACAGCGTCCCCCCGCGGTTCCATAAAGCCTGGATCGCCCGCGTGATTCTGGCGGCGATGGTCGCGGCGATGTTCTTCGACGTCCCGCCGGCGTTGGCGGCGGCGATCGCCTGCGGGGCGATGATTTTTTCCCGCTGCCTGCTGATCAGCGAGGCCCGCCGGGCCGTCGACTGGAGCGTGCTCATCACCATGGCCGCCGGTCTGGGCCTGGGCGCCGCCCTGCAGAGCAGCGGCACCGACGACTACCTCGCCCACCACCTCACCGCCCTGGCGGGGCCCAACCCCTACGCCCAACTCGCGGTGACGTTCCTGCTGACCGCCGTGCTGGCGAACCTCATCACCGCCAAGGCCGCGGGCGTGCTGACCTTCGGCATCGCGTTGGCGGTGGCGAACGGATTGAACCTGAACCCGCTGCCGTTCGTGATCGCGGTGATGGCCGCCGCCAGCGGCGTGTTCGCCGGGCCGGTCGGCTTCCAGACGAACCTGATGGTCTACGGCCCCGGGGGTTATAAAACGAGCGATTACCTGCGACTGGGCCTCCCGCTGACGGCGCTGGTGTTCGCGGTGACGATGCTCGTCGTCCCGCAGGTCTGGCCCTTCGAGCCGGCGACCCCGGCCGCCGATCCGCCCCCGGCCGCCCGGGCCGAGGACGACGGTGGGGCGCCGGCCACGGCGGTCGTCAATACCGGGGAATAGCCGTCGAGCCGCTGCCGGCCGGGGTGCCGAACGGGTCGCCGCCGGCCGGATGGGCGCCGAACGGGTCGCCGCCGGCCGGAGCGGGCTTGGCGCGGAGGGCGACGTTGTCCAGCCCCTCGCCGGACAGCAGCTTGAGGGTCTCCTGCACCGCTCGGGAGGGCACATTCCGTTCGGCCTCGATGACGACCCGGCGTTGCGGAGCGGTCGTCGCCAGATTCTTCAACGCCACGCGGATGCGTTCGGGGGTGAGGCCCTCCTCGCCGTCGATCGAGAGAATGCCGTTCGGGCCCACCACAATGGTCAGAGACGAAGTCTCGGCGCCGCTCGGCGCCGCGGCAGTCGGCACGCCGGGTGCCGCAGCGTCCCAGCCGCGTTCCTCGGCGCTGCGGCGGAGCGAGTCGAGCAGTTCCTCGATCTGGCGGTGCACCGCCGCGGTCTGCCGAACGGCCAGCAGGCCGTTGAAGTGCTCGATGGAGCCGCCCTGCCCGTCCGTGATCAGCCACGGCCCGCCGAACGCCTCGCCGCCGGTGACGGACAGAATCATGTTTACCAGATCGTCCGCCGCCCCGGCCGGCAGTCCCGTGCTCGGCCGTCCGGCCCCGAACCCGCCCATTCCGCCGCCCATTCCGCCACCCATCCCTTCGCCGAACTGGTTCTGAACCGGCGGCAGGCTGAACATCCCGCCCCCGCCCTCCTGCCCGCCGCCGAACGCGCCCGGGACGCCGCCGAGACCGCCGGCGGGCGACGTCCGCACGTCGGCCAACAGATCGCGGACGTTATAGATGCGGGTTTCCAGATTTCGTCCTGCCGCCTCCTGCGTGGTGATATACAGAATGCCGTTCCGGGGCATGGCGGCGAGAGAGGCGTCACTGATTGTGGACAGCAAAACGTCCAACGCCGTCCGCAGCGAATACCCGCTCAACTTCGGCGGGTTCTCGATCGGCAGGTCTCGCAAATCGATCCCCTCCGGGTTGAGGGTACGCTGGTCCGGCAGGATGACGATGTTGTGCTGCGCGGCAAGACCGTCGAGCGCCTCGGCGATCGTATCCCCTGGGCGCGCGTCGAGTTCCGTCGGGGCGTTCAGGGCCTTCTCCAACGCCGCCATCTTCGCCTCGTCCGGCGAGGCGGCGGGCGGCTGGCTCCTCGCTCCGTCCGCGAACGGGTCGCCCGCGGGATCGGCGGCGGCCTGTTCCGGCCCGGCCTGCTGCGGGTCCGACTCCTCCTGAGCCAGGGCCGGTCCCGGCGGGGCGAGGGCCCGGTTGGGCGGGGCGAATAAATAGGCGACGGCGATGCCGCAGGCGAGGGTCGCGGCGGCGGAGGCGGTGACGCGCATGAGAGTCTTTCGACGGCGGCGACGGGCGAGAAGGGTGAACGCGTACGACATCTGCGACGCCAGCCCCGCGGCGTCGCCGAACTCCTCCAACGCCCGCTCAATCGCGGCGGCCCGGGGCAGGCCGTCGGCGGTGAGCTCTTCCAGGCGGGTCTCGAGATGGTCCCGCAGTTCGTCCGCCAGTTCCGCCCGCCGGCCCGGCTTGAGCCGCAGCCGGGCGAACAGCGTCTTGAAGTAGGCGTCGAACTCCTCGGCGGGCACGATCCGCTCCTCTCAGGCCGGTTTGGGGGCGAGGACCGGCGGACCGACGGCCGGTTCCAGCAGCCCGCGGACCATCTCCGCATAGGCGTACCACTGGGCGGCGCGGTCGGTCAGCTTGCCGCGGCCAGCGGCGGTCAGCGCGTACCACTTCCGGCGGCGCCCCTCCTCGGTCCGCCAGTCCGCGGCGATCAGCCCGTCCGCCTCCAACCGGTGCAGCAGCGGATACAGGGTCCCGGGATTCGCCTCCACCAATCCCCCGCTGGCGGCCCGTAACCGCTGCTGAACGGCCAGCCCGTAAGCCGGCCCCTCCGCCAGCGTCGCCAGGGCCATCAAATCGAGACTGCCCCGCACCAGGTCCGGGGAGAGTCGTTCGGGAGACGCGTTCGGCGAGGCCATTCGCGGGCCTTTGGGAAAGGCGAAGGCGCCCGATATCGCGTGGCGATTGCGGGCGCGGAAGGTTGACGATATCGCCTCGCGACATCGCGAGCAAGACGCCGTCCGAAAAACTCTTCCCGGCGGAACGGAGACGCTTCGGCCCCGCGTCATTCTGCCCCGCGGGCGGCGGGGCGGTTGATCGGAACGCGGCGACGCCGACATTGGAATCGGCGTCGGCGGACGCACCCCGCGGCCCGCCCCGCCGGGAGGAACGCCGCGATGGACGTCCTGCTGTTGAGCCGACTGCAGTTCGCGCTCACCATCATGTTCCATTATTTATTCCCCCCGCTCACCATCGGGTTGAGCGTGGTGATGGTGTATCTGGAAGGGATGCACCTGTGGACGAAGGACGGG
Coding sequences within:
- a CDS encoding CgeB family protein, with product MHLVYFTHSLVSDWNHGNAHFLRGVIRALQARGHSVESFEPSNGWSLQNLLSDHGLPPTREFAAQFPDLSAKFYDPNYERFAGEPLDAVLDRADAVLVHEWNDPALVARLGRRRVARGEGRSSFKLLFHDTHHRAASAPKDMSRYDLAGYDGVLAFGRVIAEIYRRRRWHDRAWVWHEAADVTLFTPAPAPVEKERDLVWVGNWGDGERTAELGQFLLGPVRALNLNARVHGVRYPESAKEALRAAGCEYAGWLPNHRVPQAFSEARLTVHVPRGPYVKTLPGVPTIRPFEALACDLPLICSPWQDAEDLFAPGRDYLTAADGAEMTQQIRRVMDDDRLAANLAEHGRETILARHTCDHRAEELLAILNELDCGGL
- a CDS encoding CgeB family protein, producing the protein MAAGLNIAFFGSSLVSAYWNGAATYYRGIVKALHDRGHRVTFYEPDAFGRQAHRDMPDPSWATVVVYEGEGNDGVRRGLDAAASADVIVKASGVGVFDELLEAAVPTLGGPETLRIFWDVDAPATLARMHADANDPFRRLVPQYDAVFTYGGGPPVVKAYTALGARRCEPIYNALDPSTHHPVPPDDRFAADLAFLGNRLPDREARVGEFFLSAARALSDRTFLLGGSGWGENVDLPPNVRPLGHVSTVDHNALNRTPLAVLNVSRESMAAVGYSPATRVFEAAGASACLITDDWEGIDWFLEPRREVLVAEDGRDVAEHLQALTPESSRKIGERALKRVLAEHTYDRRAVRVEELLTGELVRG
- a CDS encoding CgeB family protein, producing the protein MRIVIFGLSVTSSWGNGHATTYRALLKALHVEGHSVLFCERDVPWYAGHRDLPAPPFCELALYHSVGEARERFAEAVRTADAVIVGSYVPDGVAIGEWATATAGGVSAFYDIDTPVTLAKLAAGDFEYLAPDLIPRYDLYLSFTGGPTLRRLEQEFGSPAARPLYCSVDPDLYQPDDAIERDLDLGYLGTWSADRQPTVNRFLIEPARALPERRFAVAGPQYPAEIDWPANVERTDHLPPAEHARFYNRQRFTLNVTRADMIAAGYAPSVRLFEAAACGTPVISDRWAGLGELLEEGKEIFIADSPADVRRWLTETSEADRAAIGAAARRRVLAEHTADGRADQLIQHLQDRAAA
- a CDS encoding DUF1698 domain-containing protein, with the protein product MTLQSAAAHLPPDAPPGPWFHNLSLPDGAGGVLHTAPDHPLGDFPRFKWEAIEPHLPADLSGAHALDVGCNAGFYAIELARRGAAVTAIDHDPRYLEQARWAAGRLAEAGALPANPPRFRQGSVYDLARPTPDEPERFDVVWFMGVLYHLRYPLLALDLLADRTAPGGLMVFQTLTLPEDDSNAKAPRGLGVKDPSNVRIGERAALRAPGWPTLAFIERDFEDDPTNWFLADAPACRAMLRSAGFEIAAEIPEQEVFLCRRRSDGDDNDRLRDEECRAATGRLDRPGETAGSLSDLSSGSPSAWSVTEESNE
- a CDS encoding NAD(P)-dependent oxidoreductase; amino-acid sequence: MSPVSPETTRLGWIGTGVMGAAMAERLLDAGYALTVYNRTPAKAEPLTAKGATLAENPRAVAENSDVTITIVGYPHDVRAVVLGEDGALAGAAAGSILVDMTTSAPALAVEIAEAAAAKGVQSLDAPVSGGDVGAKSGALSIMCGGDADVFHALAPLFDVLGKTVVLQGGSGAGQHTKMVNQTLIASNMIGVCEALVYADRAGLDLETVLKSVSGGAAGSWSLSNLAPRMLKGDFAPGFYVEHFLKDLGLALSEADRMHLCLPGLALARQLYNAVAAAGGGRDGTQALVRVVADLSGRRWGE
- a CDS encoding aminotransferase class IV, yielding MPPAVPIDEPLAYLGGRLLPAAEAALPLDDGLVTGGAAVTERLRTFGGVPFAVDRHLDRLERSAAAAFIDLPGPREELAEAIAAVVRHNFALLERTGGPGDELSVGLFVSAGSPGGPSVAGVTTTVLEAGRFAADYQDGVRLVVPATRQIPAACLDPHIKTRSRLHWRIAARQAAAIDPGTRPLLLHLDGTVAETDTGNVLSVRGRTIRTPPRAGTLEGVTQAVTREVATDLGFQWEERPLTVADLCAGDEALVASTTPTLWPVVRIDGRPVGAGTVGSVYRTLTTAWERLVESAGLNKPTSF
- a CDS encoding 3'(2'),5'-bisphosphate nucleotidase; this encodes MPESVALAAAVQAGRWAAAACRAVRSAADPSALDKSDKSPVTVADFAAQALVCRALAEAFPNDPVVGEEDAAALRSGEQAKFASQVLDAVNLAGRQFDLPAATLDDVLGWIDRGGAEGGGRFWTVDPIDGTKGFLRGGQYAVAIALIENGVPTVGVLACPNLPRNGGDDAGDTGALFAARRGDGATVRSLGTNSTPTAIFTSPQADPAAARVCESVESGHTAHGAAAEIAARLGVSAEPLRLDSQAKYAEVARGGAEIYLRLPTRPGYVERIWDHAAGVAVIEEAGGRVTDVDGRPLDFTHGRGLERNRGVIATNGPLHDAVLEAAAAVLAPRP